From a single Lytechinus pictus isolate F3 Inbred unplaced genomic scaffold, Lp3.0 scaffold_19, whole genome shotgun sequence genomic region:
- the LOC129260774 gene encoding uncharacterized protein LOC129260774, whose product MIGWTNVRKMAASMKSKFCDRLEVQDRFRINLESIINKYDKPFEDSPILDLDKMSSDSDFLKSCSPFTPFGHTPLATDLQKGKRRKGGVSGDSALGSTLSPSKSNESSDEELAGNIYLENYDFTHENSDHLGAFIRYRHHSMLNKPEIAGLKRAGREYGDSQDSDDDLGSVCSGPTVAPFTEENCQEMILSNHADMIDEDRIETVSDGGLKEQSPKDKVKSWLSDDAFMNTSHQSNIDDASDVSFSELEESSQESELQSTLSDDETSQDDKGKSLLEIKERFVRKVQSMLVEGNNESEDISSSADENVVFVQGVAVGRTEKQNHAASRKVHVNGDERGRSDLRDQCKADGSTSRRLFKAPLSSTICHEDSSLGGNLDFSTAKPVTLRDETTIIAGHIDDGIMSLSRCEDEDRVGPDESKFGRCFELLHSPAGKMEWTPHQRNSSTKKSLPFSFQQLKDKGDFIRGSQSSCVTPKKTMALGNLPIKTNSPRATSESAEVSQDVMSEIMDFFKSPLPKLLTSPMPILSPKGRLRTVHGKPVTRNAFPKSNGAGRTTTSAMAGDKSASIRSSGIRSFESTDFVSKKRSASQNLSSNCNVVTEKRTKINLSSSRSPTDDTLYTSEQPHGVQETDAGLHSDEQSFNSDEQSFNTDEEEDILLLTASSNEESMTSPKQSVTKAVDFSQNQKTPTQLSNATHAYDRVSKTPGISSPFSYMSVNSAEKYQPNLRHSREKGVQDKLSHPPKTLVFSESKSTDGLGRNPGTELLVLSSDDDEEDDCDNGMHSKIEQRAGKPKMGNLVSCKKPPQNIYTKSASQVDAMENHTDAKDGIESKRVGNHAFDSVEELSFNTGKVTNIPACKKINQFEETYIVRDGEKKSSIPHKKSPRNKIDRDRQWLEEKAQRSRSPGEFKLPERRKEGTKSNELEDKNSRSHRVKDGNSCSTRMDSTKKIHRTHSAIPMKIKDSSHRHEEDSTDFQKYRMQNGVTPLAKDRQFNSHVAKGKHQRHHSDISTERSDATFTINFGWKKVIPTTSRKEISHRSQSQVTRDIPSALTEESGTCRTPKTKYSSVSKNSIVTSTKLEDNYRSKSKPTWVNNNSSHIDVQSISSRPPKLQDRDSCSRKATKYLARDVSFLSSTRIDEDEAGKKDFRWSRKNHEENLLKRVPQTQKEIIQDKSLETKTVTPSKRRRPTSDRTNSQESPAKKQVSARISPRRERISSDRINQQDSPTNRQVSTMISPRIERISSDSTYRQDSPTNRRVSTRISQRERTSLDRTHRRRRIADRSDDRDQSDDSVSSMCEGPDMCTKKICFKCAMKE is encoded by the exons attttctaAAGAGCTGCAGTCCATTCACACCATTTGGTCATACACCATTAGCAACAGATTTACAGAAAG ggaagaggaggaaaggaGGAGTTAGCGGTGACAGCGCTCTAGGATCTACTCTCTCTCCTTCTAAGAGCAATGAATCATCAGATGAAGAATTAGCAGGGAATATATATCTG gaaaattatgatttcacacATGAGAATTCTGACCACCTTGGGGCTTTCATTAGATATCGACACCACTCCATGTTAAACAAGCCTGAGATTGCTGGTCTAAAAAGAG CTGGAAGAGAGTATGGTGATAGCCAAGACTCTGATGATGATCTTGGATCTGTGTGTAGTGGACCTACAGTGGCTCCCTTTACAGAAGAGAATTGCCAAGAGATGATACTAAGCAACCATGCTGACATGATTGACGAGGACAGAATAGAGACCGTTAGTGATGGTGGTCTCAAGGAACAATCCCCTAAAGACAAAGTGAAAAGTTGGCTGAGTGACGATGCATTCATGAATACTAGTCATCAGAGTAATATAGATGATGCCTCGGATGTATCTTTCTCAGAACTGGAGGAATCTAGCCAGGAGTCTGAGCTTCAGTCGACCCTGAGTGATGATGAAACATCACAGGATGACAAAGGGAAATCTTTGTTGGAGATTAAAGAGAGGTTTGTCAGAAAAGTTCAGTCAATGTTGGTCGAAGGAAATAATGAGAGCGAAGATATTTCATCATCAGCTGATGAGAATGTAGTCTTTGTTCAGGGAGTGGCTGTTGGAAGAACTGAAAAACAGAACCATGCTGCATCCAGGAAAGTCCATGTGAATGGTGATGAGAGGGGCAGATCTGATTTGAGAGATCAATGTAAAGCAGATGGAAGTACTTCAAGGAGATTATTCAAAGCACCTTTATCATCAACAATTTGCCATGAGGATTCTTCTCTCGGAGGAAACCTTGATTTCTCTACAGCGAAGCCTGTAACACTGAGAGATGAGACAACGATAATAGCTGGTCACATTGATGATGGTATTATGAGTTTATCCAGATGTGAAGATGAAGACAGAGTTGGACCTGATGAATCAAAGTTTGGAAGGTGTTTTGAGTTGTTGCATTCACCAGCTGGAAAAATGGAGTGGACACCACATCAAAGAAACAGTTCTACAAAGAAAAGCTTACCATTTAgttttcaacaattaaaggaCAAAGGAGATTTTATTAGAGGCAGTCAATCATCTTGTGTGACACCAAAGAAAACAATGGCTTTAGGTAACCTTCCTATCAAGACGAATAGCCCCAGGGCAACGTCAGAGAGTGCTGAAGTGTCACAGGATGTTATGAGTGAAATTATGGACTTTTTCAAGTCTCCTTTGCCAAAGCTGTTGACAAGTCCAATGCCGATTCTGTCACCAAAGGGCAGACTTCGGACTGTGCATGGTAAACCAGTGACAAGAAATGCATTTCCAAAGTCAAATGGTGCTGGAAGGACTACCACATCAGCAATGGCAGGAGACAAGAGTGCATCAATAAGATCAAGTGGCATTAGATCTTTTGAGTCTACAGATTTTGTGTCCAAAAAGAGAAGTGCTTCTCAAaacctttcttcaaattgtaaCGTTGTGACTGAGAAAAGGACTAAAATAAACCTAAGTTCAAGCAGAAGTCCAACAGATGACACCTTGTATACAAGCGAACAACCTCATGGTGTTCAGGAAACAGATGCAGGGCTACATTCAGATGAACAATCGTTCAATTCAGATGAACAATCGTTCAATACAGATGAAGAGGAAGATATTCTCCTTTTGACAGCTAGCAGCAATGAAGAGTCAATGACATCACCGAAGCAATCAGTGACAAAGGCAGTTGATTTTTCACAGAATCAAAAGACTCCAACTCAATTGAGCAATGCTACTCACGCTTATGATAGAGTTTCAAAGACACCTGGTATCAGCTCACCTTTTAGTTATATGAGTGTCAATTCTGCAGAAAAATATCAACCAAACCTAAGACATTCTAGAGAGAAAGGCGTTCAGGATAAACTGTCACATCCCCCTAAGACTCTGGTATTTAGTGAAAGTAAATCTACAGATGGTTTAGGTAGAAATCCAGGTACAGAATTACTGGTTCTCTCtagcgatgatgatgaggaggatgactGTGATAATGGAATGCATTCCAAAATAGAACAGAGAGCTGGTAAACCAAAAATGGGTAATCTAGTGAGCTGCAAGAAACCTCCACAGAACATATACACCAAGTCTGCTTCCCAAGTAGATGCCATGGAGAATCACACTGATGCTAAAGACGGAATAGAATCCAAACGTGTTGGAAATCATGCCTTCGATTCGGTCGAGGAGTTATCCTTTAATACAGGAAAGGTGACCAACATTCCTGCATGCAAGAAGATCAATCAGTTTGAAGAGACATACATTGTAAGAGACGGTGAGAAAAAGTCTTCCATACCTCATAAAAAATCTCCAAGGAACAAGATTGATAGAGACAGACAGTGGTTGGAAGAAAAGGCTCAGAGATCAAGATCTCCGGGAGAGTTCAAGCTACctgaaagaaggaaagaagggaCCAAATCCAATGAACTAGAAGATAAGAATTCAAGAAGTCATAGAGTAAAGGACGGTAACAGTTGTTCAACCAGGATGGACTCTACCAAGAAAATACACAGAACTCATTCTGCTATACCTATGAAGATAAAAGATTCTTCTCATAGACACGAGGAAGATTCTACAGACTTTCAAAAATATAGAATGCAAAATGGTGTCACACCTTTGGCCAAAGATAGACAATTCAACAGTCATGTGGCTAAGGGGAAGCATCAACGTCATCACTCAGACATTTCAACAGAGAGAAGTGATGCCACATTCACAATTAATTTTGGATGGAAAAAGGTTATCCCAACTACAAGTAGAAAGGAAATTTCTCACAGATCTCAATCTCAAGTTACAAGAGATATCCCAAGTGCTCTAACAGAGGAAAGCGGAACCTGTAGGACACCTAAGACTAAATACAGTTCAGTATCAAAGAACAGCATTGTGACCAGTACTAAATTGGAAGATAACTACAGATCAAAATCTAAACCTACTTGGGTAAACAACAATTCAAGCCACATTGATGTTCAATCAATATCGTCAAGGCCTCCAAAACTGCAGGATAGGGATTCATGTAGCAGGAAAGCCACTAAATACCTTGCCAGAGATGTGTCTTTCCTATCATCCACCAGGATAGATGAGGATGAAGCAGGAAAAAAGGATTTCAGATGGAGTAGGAAGAATCATGAAGAGAATCTATTGAAGAGGGTACCTCAGACTCAGAAAGAAATCATCCAGG ATAAATCCCTTGAGACAAAGACAGTGACTCCATCAAAGCGTAGAAGACCAACCTCAGATAGAACTAATAGCCAGGAATCACCTGCAAAGAAACAGGTCAGTGCAAGGATATCTCCACGAAGAGAAAGAATATCTTCTGATAGAATTAATCAACAGGATTCGCCCACAAATAGACAAGTCAGTACAATGATATCTCCACGAATAGAAAGAATATCTTCTGATAGCACTTATCGACAGGATTCACCCACAAATAGACGAGTCAGTACAAGGATATCTCAAAGAGAAAGAACATCTCTGGACAGAACtcatagaagaagaagaatagcaGATAGAAGTGATGACAGAGACCAGAGTGATGATAGTGTATCTTCTATGTGTGAAGGGCCTGATATGTGTACCAAGAAGATATGCTTCAAATGTGCAATGAAGGAATGA